The nucleotide window CTCGCCAGAAGAAAAATCAGAGGATGGGCACTGCAGAGAAAGAGACCAACAGTACAAATGTCTTGAAGCAGCAAAGGGCTTGGCAGGTGGAAGAGAGATCAGTGTAGCTGGACAGGGAGATGGAGATGAAGtcagggaggtgggcagaggccagggtggTCATGGATGGCTCTTCAGGTCATGGTAAGGAGTATGGTAAATAAATTAAGATATGTATTAAAGGTATAGGTGAAGTGACTTACAGATAGTTTGGATTCGTGGAGATGAAGGAAAGGGAGCAAGGCTCATTCCTAGAATTTTTGCTCGAGTAAATGGACTTACAGTAATGTCATTTACTGAGCTGGGGAGGATTGGAGGGAATAACAGGCTTAGGAAGCATAATGTAAACTCTTGTGTCTTGAATGTATTTAGGTTGAGAGGTCTGTTAGGGCTTCAAGTGAAGGTGTCAAGTAGAAATTTGTATGCACACATTTGCATTTCAGGGAAGACAGCAGGACTGGAGATGTAAAATTGGAAGTTTATTGCATATAGACAGACTTTGAAACTACAGTACTGATAAAATCATCAAGGAGACAGAGTGAACAGGGGCTAGTACTGAGCTCCAAGGTTCTAAAATTTAGAGCATTTTCAGATAGAGCCATTCTGAGATACACTTTGAATGCAAGGGCAATTTGTCATGGCGTAAAGTCAGGGCCTGTACTTTCAGCTCAGGCTATCACTGAGTACAGGAAAGAATGGACATGCTCAGCTGCTGCTGCCTGGTGCTGTGAGAGTGAGGAATGTGGTAAAAGTTTAAGCTCCAACTAGTAGACAAGCAACATACAGCAGAGACCCCGAAATTTACACACTTGCTTCTTTCAGAAAGAACCTCAACTATAAGTAACATGTGTAAGTCTAAGTCTTAACAGATGCTTGTTCTATCACCCTGCCTAAACTACAACTTAACTAACAACTGTAATCTAATTAAGTCCAATgaatttctgatatttttttcaatatgacTACATTAATTCCATGTCCTAGAATtcgttttattttaaagtgtacatgtTACGTTCCAAATTCTTTTGGTGTTATAATGATTATACTTATTgagttttttcataaatttgtCTACTTATTAATGATACAGTTTTATGGGTATAAATATAGACTATAATCTGCCTTTTGGTAGATCTCCTGGTGATGCTAATCTTATTTTGCTACAAGATCAAGGTACTGAAATAAAATAGAGAGGGAAGAATACTGGGGCTACATGTGAGCCCTTATTCTCAATTCTGGTATGTATGGGGATTCCTCAATTAAATTCCTAATGTTTCCTAGTAACCCACGTGCATTATACTTAACaggaatatttacatttataattataattcagGCTCAACAGGTGACAAACCCCTAGAAGGTAACCTACTTCTAAccttaaaatatacaatttttttttacaacttggTATAAAATGTATCACACTTGTAAAAAAGAGTTCaagtgatacatttaaaaaatagaatgtgaATGGATAATGGAGTAAAGGAAAGGATATTGCTGCATAgattatttggaaattttaaagaagattttatatTTGGCGATGCTGTATCAAAGTGATCTGTGTTGTTCGGAATATGCTATATAATTGAATGATGATTCTGTCTCAGCCTCACATCTCAATAAATCCCTTTAATACATATCTTGTCCCTGGTGGCCAGGTGTCTTAAGTAACTGGAAGCCCTGGGTTTACAATTCACATCAACTTGCCCCAATTTAAATGGTTCTCTCCAGGACCCTTGAGGCATGGTAGATGGAGACCTACTCAAGGGCTGGAAACCAACTAAAGCTACTGAGAGTTTATTGCTCACTAGAGAATTTTCCCAAGTGGTAACTAGGGCTTTTGGATATAAACAGTGACATTTCAAAGTAGGAGGTGAAGAACTATGTTGGAGAGGGGAAGCTAGGCCAGAGCTGTGAGGAATGTCCTCTGCTTGGGGAATAGCCTCTTAGCGGTACCTCTTAGGTAAGAGGTTATCAATTGGCACCTTCTGTGTTTCTTTGAAGCTCCCAAAATAAGTTGCCAATGCAAATTGGATTTTTCAGAAGGGATTTTCTACTGGTAAGAGAAGATATTATTAGCAGCCTTTAGTCTGGCATGTAATTAATGTCTCCTCTGGTAATAAACTGACCCTATAGAACAAAGTACTTCCTGATGGCCCAGCCACTGACTCAGCTCAACATTTACTCAATGTCCGATTATCAAGTGTTTATTGTATGCCAGGGTCTATGCTGACTATCAACAATTTAACAAGATGTGGTCCTTGACTTTAAGGAGGTCTCAGTGAAACACACAAAATTAACACGATGTATCATTCACTCTTAAGTAATCCAATACAAAGTTTTGTTATTGGAGCCCAGAGGGGAGAATTCAAGTCCTCGCTAACTCCTTTCTTCACCTACCACAATAAATTAGTTTATCAAgtcctttggttctttttttttttttctttggttctttACTAAACCATCTCCCCACTTGTCCCCTTGTTTCACTTGTCACATACTAAATCAAAAGTGTATTGGTTAACACAAAAATATGTGGCTAGCACACTGTCAGGATTTACCTCCCTCCCTTATGCAGATTCCAGGGAGATtacctctcctccttctcttaaAATTTTCACAGAGTTTAGGATACAATTAGTAACATTCTGGTATGTGGGCAAAGTTAAATCCATTATGTATTGAATTTTTACTCCTTTCATTATTCTGACAACCTCTTAGGGAGCAGTTGGTTATAAAATTGCCAGTGGTTAGAAGTACTGACTTCCTGACCTTGGGGCTTAGACAAGTTTTTTATGCTGTCTTCCTgtctcttcatctttaaaattggGATAGGAATAGTACTTATCTCTAAGATTGTTGGGTTCAATTAATATTCTGAAAGCATGttgacacacagtaagtgcttacTAAGTGTTGGCCATTACTCGAGCACCCCACGTTCTAATTTCAGAACCCACACTGCTGAATCCACTCTTTTCATCACAAGACAGGCAAAGGCATACAGGAAGAAATGGACGCAGGGAGAAGTTAAGCACCTAGCCCAAGGTCACCCACCTAGTTAAGTGTTGGAGCTTGGTTCAAAGGCAACCTGGAAAGTCAATGAAAAGTATCCCAAGGCTTATATAAAGCAATTGCAACCTAAGGATCCAAGTTCTCCAACATACAAGAAATGCTGGGCGTAAAGAACGCGGTCCTCTCAGTGGACCCCTACCTGAAATGCTGTGAGGTCGGACCTTCCCCAAACTGATTTTCATTCCGGCTAtccttaaaaattaaggaaattctAACGTGCGGCCATCAAGGTGCTCACTTCTTTTTCCGCCTATTTGCCTTCACCAAACACCCAGACCCTCTAGCCCCGGTTCTTTGGCTGGTAGTTTcaaggccggggtgggggtggggggtagggggatgCGCGGGAGGAGGGCAAGAGAGGGATGGAGGCTGCCTCAAGACCGCAAAGTGTCTGTGCCAACATGAGAATGAGAAAAGTGCGTTCACGGGAACCAGCTTCTGTTTAGATTCTCTTTCCCCACACACTCGGATCTGAATGCTCCAAAAGAACTGATGCCACGCAAAATGCTTCAGTGAAGCGCCAGAGATGTTTGAATGAGGGTGCGTCTCCCTGGGCCGCACAGGTCCCAAGTTTTGGCCTACTCAGCCTCCTTGCCTACTCATCCAAGCACGAACTGAGTCATGCAGAAGAAATGTTTACTTGATGAGACTCAATCCCGGAAAATAGGATCCTAGAAATTTTTGCACAGTACCAGATCGACACTTTTGGGTTGGAGCAGCTAATTTACCAGATCCCTAGTAGTTAACTATTTTAGGGAGGCCTGCAGCCCTACTCTATCCCTTTTGAGGCTGCGTTAGGGGCCTAGGCGTTTGAACCTCTACTAACTATAGTTCGTTGAATGTCAGGCACTAATCTAGGTTACGGGTGTTAAGCGgtttgtcaaaagaaaaaaaaaaatcaatggaaacaCCATCACTCTATCCCCAATTTACATACAACAAAACTACCAGGTTAGAAATTGGCCccaaatctcacaatttgtaaaTGTGGGGAGAAGCCACAATTAGAGTCTAGATTCAGTCTGTTCTAAGCTACCATTATGTTAACTCCAGGTAATCAATTTTTCAAAAGCCCCTTTCAGTACGTGGTAAATTTCAGATGATACGTTGAAAGTTAGCGGGAGCAGAGAGTCTAACTCCCTTGCGGGATTAGGAAAGACGGGTTGTCTGCAGCCTAGAACGAGGCGTCTAAGAGGATCTGGCCATTTCACTCGGCATGTTCATTTGAGACCACCGTATATCCACCCCTGCAGTTAAACCGCGCTTAGGCTTTACTGACAAGGCAGATCACTCGACTGTCTGAAATGCCTAACCACTTCGTGGATCATTAGACCTTAACCGATTTACCGCGTTCTGCAGAAGCAGATTTCTAGTAACAATGAGAGCCTTTTCTAAAGAGCTAGAgagatttttcttccatttcttgttATCTTGGATAAAAATTCACttaccttcctttttctttaatattccaAGTGGTGTTAGCTCTTCCTTTGAAATAGTAGGGGGCTCTGAAAAGAGCCTTTGGGTTTGAAAGCACTTCCGGAAACTCAAATCCCTGTCAAATCACTTGCCCTTGGCCTTGTGATGGCTCTCGGTCTTCTTAGGCAACAGCACCGCCTGGATGTTCGGCAAGACCCCGCCCTGAGCGATGGTCACGCGGCCCAACAGTTTGTTAAGCTCCTCATCGTTGCGGATGGCCAGCTGCAGGTGGCGTGGGATGATGCGAGTCTTCTTGTTGTCGCGCGCCGCATTACCAGCCAACTCCAGTATCTCAGCCGTCAAGTACTCCAATACCGCTGCCAAATACACCGGCGCGCCAGCCCCGACCCGCTCAGCGTAGTTGCCCTTACGAAGTAGGCGATGCACTCGGCCCACGGGAAACTGGAGACCGGCCCGCGAAGAGCGAGACTTCGCTTTAGCCCGAGCCTTACCACCTTGCTTGCCACGTCCAGACATCGCAAAGTAAAcggaaaagaaacaaactaaaaaagagtACTTCTCAAAACAAACCAAGTCTGAAAGCAGATAGAACACTGCTGCTTTTATAGGCATTTCCTGGGGAGTAAATCCGATTGTCTGATTGGTTAGTACCAAGATTCACCTAAGTAGCCAATAGAAAAGCTTTATTTCCATACCTCATTTACATAGTTCTGCCCATAGATGACAGCCTTGCTGTTTGTCTTCCAATTAACTAAGACGCAGTCTGCATCCTTCATTAGCATAAAGGCCCTATAAATAGCAGAAATCCTCtttctactttcattttatttttcgtGTTTTGAGGTTTTAAAATGCCAGAGTCAGCCAAGTCCGTTCCTGCCCCGAAGAAGGGCTCTAAGAAGGCAGTGACCAAGGCGCAGAAGAAGGATGGCAAGAAGCGCAAGCGCAGCCGCAAGGAGAGTTATTCTGTGTATGTGTACAAGGTGCTGAAGCAGGTCCACCCGGACACCGGCATCTCGTCCAAGGCCATGGGCATCATGAACTCGTTCGTCAACGACATCTTCGAGCGCATTGCGGGCGAGGCGTCGCGCCTGGCGCATTATAACAAGCGCTCGACCATCACGTCCAGGGAGATCCAAACGGCCGTGCGCCTGCTGCTGCCCGGGGAGCTGGCCAAGCACGCTGTGTCTGAGGGCACCAAGGCTGTCACCAAGTACACTAGCTCCAAGTAAACTTGCCAAGTAAGCGTCTTTACACCTAACCCCAAAGGCTCTTTTAAGAGCCACCCACATGTCCACAAAGAGTTGTAACCTGCTGCTTATTTTCTATAAGTTGAAGTTTGGCCAAAAGTACTGTGCATTAATTAGAAGACAAAGGTAGAGAAATTTGTAAGTCCTATTAATGGGTCTAAGGAATGACAAGTGAAGCTGTTAAAAGCACTGACAGGTTGTTGGGTTTTGGCATTGTTGTGTCAAATGTTTTCCATTACCCGTTGCAATTAGGGGGTCACCGCAAGTATAAAGTCAGCTATTTTTTGAGTCCCAGTGATCAATGTACTGTAATTGACCTACAGCTATCTGAACATGAAAATTAACTGCGTAGGCGGCTGGTGGTTTGTAATACGTAGTCGGGGTTGGCGAACTGCTTTAAGAGATGCTTGCAACTTGGCAAGTTTCCATGGAGGTTGAACCGAGGGCTGGCACCGAAAGGCGGGGAAACTAGGCGGGAAGAGAAAGGAGGCTATTGAACTTGGCATACAGAGTCTCTAGGAGAGAACCTTCCCAAACCAGGTAGTCGcgcggcggggaggggggggtgggggggagctggCAAGTTCCACCTTCCCTTAAGCAGTTTAATCTTTGTTCCAGGGGAAGATTTTAAGGTGAAAGAAACgcattttccatttaatttatcCAAGTCTAGAACACATTTTCAGCACCTAGGAGTAAACTTAGCTTTCTCTGTAAAAAAGTGGGAGACTACAGGAATAAAATTTATGTTACAAGGAaaacaggtttttttgttgttgtttaacgATTTGAGGTAAGATACAATGTGATTTAGATTACTTAACATTAAGACCCCGTGATTCTAAATGTGCAGTTTTCTTTGATCCTGGGAAAAATACTACGGCCTCTCTGGCGCTAGACAGGCGTCCATTGGAACACGGCTCCACAGTTACTGGCTGCCTAACCTGGAAGTTACCTGAGAAATGAGGTGCAACCCTGGCTTAATTAAGGTAGAAGTGCAAATATAGGACAATGGCACATGCTTATCACACAAGCTCTTCAGCCAAACTATAAAGTTTCCCAAGTCCTTCAACAActgaaattggatttttttctatacCCCTAGTGAGCCTGCGCAAGGACTGATGATCCAAATCAGACTAACCTCTCCTCACTGCCAACTAATCAGTTTACCCCAAAAATGTGCAAACATTCACTATCCCAGGCTGACtacaaggttttgttttgtttttgttttctccttctcttcccctcttttcctcaCATATAAATTCTGGTTTGCCTTTGTTGGATGAAATAACAACTATTGCTTGATTTCTCTTCAATACAAGAGCAGGCTGCCTAATCATTAACACCTTGGACCATTTATTTCTGAAGATTCCACCAAGACATTGTTTACCCGAGCCCTACCTTAGGAATCAATAGAAAAGTGAACTGAAAATGTACCTTGTCTAGCCCTGGGCACTTTGagttttctgttcatcttcccttGGCTCTTGtatgctaaaatttatttttgcccAAGTCTGCTTCTTATTTTGGTTCTTAGATTGTACTTTGTCGATTGGATACACATTCGTGGTTTTATCGCTAGATCATTAATTAGTTGGTGGCAGAGGACAGGGTATctggaatctggttcatttgttcatcttttttgggttgtttgtgtttgtcTGAGGATTCTGGTCATCTCTGGCATTTGAGAACACAGGACGAGGAAGTTGGTgtttttctttatggcctttgatGGGATCCACTATGTTTGGTGTTTTGTGTTTGTATACTGTGGGTTCTTTTCACTAAAAATCagagtttctttcttcctttcaaaacTGTCTGTTATCGTGATTACTCAGTATGAGTCCAAATAATTGTCAGTATCTGCAAAAATAACATTCCTGCTTCaaagataaatgaatataaaatggcCGCCTAAAACTTTTAACTTTAATAAAGCGTTAGACCTAACAGGAGACTtaagacaagaaagaaaacaaggaaacagcATCTCCAGCCTACAATTGGCCTGTCTCTTGCTATGCCGAAGCCTCTAAAGTTTATTATTCAATaattccaaaaaaatattgtcCCTTCTTGCTCTTTAAGTAaggtcagagaggagagagaagaaatatgtcattataaataaagctattGAGTCAgaaaaaagagagggcttccAATACCTGTATAGAACAAACATTAAATAGTTTATTAACCTTAATGAGTTCATTGTGAGGGATATGGCACTGGAAACTAGAATTTCCTACCAAACTTAGAAGGATATCAGAGAATTTACTCGTATTTCCAGCAGTGATGTACCCTGAGGGATCTCTGATCTTAATCACATTTGTTTCTTTAACTGATCAACATACTTAACTCTCTGGTTGCTTTTAAATTAAATCTCTTTAAGTTTTGTTCCAGTTTCACAATTAGCTCCTCTAACTTGTACAATGATTGagaatattttctgctttatgaATACAAATAATTTTGAGCAAATTATCTACCtcagcagaaaattttaaaagttataatgtAAACTTAAATAGCTTATATAAAGACTAAAAAACatacatcaatttaaaataaGAGCAAAATCAAATTCTCCAGATGCTTTAAACGTGCTACCTCTTTAAGTTGTAACTCAGACAGAAAAGAAAGTTTAACTGAATTTAATTAGTGGTCTTAGTTAACACATTACAAgataagaaacaaaacagaactacTCCATTATTTTTGaacaacttaaatattttaatacatggcATGTAATTctataggaaatttaaaaatcacatatttcTAATCAAGTTAACCCTTTGGATAAATTTGCTGGCTTAACAATTCTGCCTTACAAACTGGCTgtacatctttttctttattattgttataatgtAAGAATAATGTTAGTATAGTATTCTAGTTTACACAAGTTTAAgggttattttctttaaaaaaaaactaagttaaaATTACTAAATTTCTTTAACTCTACTGATTAGATGAGTTATcatcactttatttaaaattttacattacgTAAATTATGCATTGAACTAAATTATCACAAAATAGTGATAAGGTAGATAggtaatgtcatttttaaaatggaattaatttttCTAATGTTACAAATCATAAGGACTCATTGTGTCAGCTTAAATACTGAGTTCAAAGTCTatagataactttaaaaatttagataaatATTAAATTGGGTAAATTAAATAAGTTGGAGGGTACAAAATACACATCACTAAAAACAGATCTATGCAAGTCTTTTATTTTCACACAGTTGAGAATGACCATAGATTAACAGGTTAGAGAACATATAGATGCCGTAGGAGAATAGAAATAGCTATGCTTGTTTTTGCTACTTTATATATGTAGAAGGGATATGTAAAGTGTATATGTGGGCCCAGAGGACAAGGCAGGTTTTGGACGGCCTCCTGGTTTCCTTATGCCTATGAGGGAACACAGTTGCCTGTTTTTCTAAAGGGCTGTCGTTAATACAAACAGCTCTGACTCTACCAAGTACTATAGctgcagagaaacacaaatatgtaCACAAGCAATGGCTATGTTTGGTCTGTTTATTTATTAGAAAGTTGTTACTGTTCATTAATGTAGTAAAttcaattttatatgtattgtCTTATTTATGCTGACAAGGTAATAATATTTTAGAGCTGCCATTAAAGACTGAATTTATAACTATATTAATTTATCAACCACCCCTCAATAAAAATTGACTATCCAAATCTCTCATCTCTCTGTAGCCCAACCACCTCCAGACTTCATGGTCATGTAACAAAAAATAACTCCAACACAAGCACAAACTAGTTCAAGTTTTACAAAGATGTTGATTATCTCAAAAACTTGGCAAGTGATTGAATCTTGCTATATATCCAATTAGTAcaaattgaaaaacaataaagGTGGGACAGTGCTTCAACCATATCTCAAGAACCACAGCATTAACAAATCAATTTcatgttattgttttaaaatatatggatCTTTTTTGCCACCTGGGAATACTTGTaatagttttaaataataaaaaatgagatcatggataaaatataaaactattcttATCAAAACATATCAATCTATATCACCCCCTAACTGCTGAgaagataatacaaataatttaaagtaaaattccCAAAAGAACATAAACTTACTGTGCCAAAATTTTACTTCTAaccttaataataatgataatatgacCTACATCTAAATATTCCCATAAATTCTCATCATTTGAAATTGTACCACAAGATCCATGTgacttgtcttttcttctcttttgacaTTTTCAGGTGTCAGATATTATCTAAAACTAATGTAGGCTACACTGTCATATATACAACAAATGCAATCTACATTTCAAAACAAGACTTCAACAGACACACCTCTACATAATATACAATTAAAGATTGTATTAAAAGAGACTCCCCAAAGTGTCAACTTTTAACAATGCTAGAAAAGGCCATTTCCAGTATTTTTAACTACAAATGTTGTAGTTCAGGACaaatggattttttcttttttttcacagcATAAACATGTTTAGAATCCTACCACTTGCATATACACTCTCATTGGAAAGCCAATCGTGACACATTAAAAGATTTCCAGAGttttggaagtaggaagcttccTCCTAAGATTCTACAGATCAAGATGAGATCTAGAATAGATagctttttccttctccttcccgtTGTGTTATTCTTTGTCCTTTTCTCCATTATCAGTTTTTCCAATGATTAGAtctcagatttgttcttctcaagtattagaaaaaaattaaaaatcctcagAGCCTAGCCCTCTATCTATACCTTGACTAAAAGTTCCTGAACAAAAGAATGTGTACTACATAATTTATTTCTGAGTATGGCTCAAATTAGAGTTACAACTGTGGTTAGGAAAAAAGACACTTATTTAACTTAAATCCATCAAGGTAATCTTTGAGGCCTGTTCTTCTAATTAAGACATGCCAATTAAGTACTTGAAGATAATAgaggtttcaaatatttcttattaTGTTTGTGATTGTCCTCATAACGTTTTTGTCTTCCTCCTCTGTCTAATATGCAGATGACTAAGTGTTACAAAGAGGAGACTAAAACCCGCTACTCTATTATGAGAGTCTTGACCAAAGTGGCGAAGTTGAGAGACTCTGATGCCAGAAATGGTGAAGATATGACCTACCTAAGATGGAAATGCTGACTGAGAGTCAGTGGACCATATTATACAGAGGCAGCCTGTCACATATTCTTCACAGCCAATCTTGAGAGTTTTTAGACaatcactatttttctttttttttttaatcctctttgGTCTGTGTAAGAACAGATTGTCCACACTGAACTCTTTCCTACTGAAAATAATGTACAAACATGATATCCTGTTCCTAGACAGTCCAAAGGTATTTcctcccctctttctctttcatagTCATCTTTTTTGACTTGGATGAAATCAATCTATTGCTTGGCATACCTTATACACAAGTTAACGGTGTGCTAATAATTAACTAAATGTCTTTGAGTTACTGTTTGACAAACGTAGTACTCTGAGCCTGTGGGGTGATAGT belongs to Orcinus orca chromosome 10, mOrcOrc1.1, whole genome shotgun sequence and includes:
- the LOC101282578 gene encoding histone H2A type 1-C, coding for MSGRGKQGGKARAKAKSRSSRAGLQFPVGRVHRLLRKGNYAERVGAGAPVYLAAVLEYLTAEILELAGNAARDNKKTRIIPRHLQLAIRNDEELNKLLGRVTIAQGGVLPNIQAVLLPKKTESHHKAKGK
- the LOC101281089 gene encoding histone H2B type 1-C/E/F/G/I-like, whose protein sequence is MPESAKSVPAPKKGSKKAVTKAQKKDGKKRKRSRKESYSVYVYKVLKQVHPDTGISSKAMGIMNSFVNDIFERIAGEASRLAHYNKRSTITSREIQTAVRLLLPGELAKHAVSEGTKAVTKYTSSK